Proteins from a genomic interval of Stenotrophomonas maltophilia R551-3:
- a CDS encoding FHA domain-containing protein, which produces MQNLLVHFSQQQQPDQPLRPGVQRIVRQANGSVRLGDAGNGALLLAQFCMDDRGLWLQVGNGIRGIHVNGRPVRRMALLRAGDAVYVDGVEMVLQGEVESLLQAPAPSSDDGNNEQQRLLRGVGGLHHGRSFTLSRTRLVGRGSDADIEINEPAFAEQHARVEVHGERVLLRDLGSADGTRVNGVAVRHCWLQAGDQVVFDGQHRFVLEVPHDPRRRPLPDEDESSQDTEQAPVLPAAPRKVRRWPWLLVSALLLAAVLSLLLWFGAR; this is translated from the coding sequence GTGCAGAACCTGCTTGTTCACTTCAGCCAACAACAACAGCCCGACCAGCCGCTGCGGCCCGGGGTGCAACGCATCGTGCGCCAGGCAAACGGCAGCGTGCGGCTGGGCGATGCCGGCAACGGTGCCCTGCTGCTGGCCCAGTTCTGCATGGACGATCGCGGTCTCTGGCTGCAGGTCGGCAATGGCATCCGCGGCATCCATGTGAACGGTCGCCCGGTGCGGCGCATGGCCCTGTTGCGTGCAGGCGATGCGGTGTACGTGGATGGCGTGGAGATGGTCCTGCAGGGTGAGGTCGAGAGCCTGCTGCAGGCGCCCGCGCCCAGCAGCGATGATGGCAACAACGAGCAGCAGCGCCTGCTGCGCGGCGTCGGCGGCCTGCACCATGGCCGCAGCTTCACGCTGTCGCGAACCCGTCTGGTCGGGCGCGGCAGTGACGCCGACATCGAGATCAATGAACCGGCCTTTGCCGAACAGCACGCCCGCGTGGAAGTGCATGGCGAGCGCGTGCTGCTGCGTGACCTGGGCAGTGCCGATGGCACCCGGGTGAACGGCGTGGCCGTGCGCCACTGCTGGCTGCAGGCCGGTGACCAGGTAGTGTTCGATGGCCAGCACCGCTTCGTGCTGGAAGTGCCGCACGACCCGCGGCGGCGCCCGCTGCCGGACGAAGACGAATCCAGCCAGGACACCGAGCAGGCACCGGTGCTGCCGGCCGCGCCGCGCAAGGTCCGGCGCTGGCCGTGGCTGCTGGTGAGTGCGCTGCTGCTGGCGGCGGTGCTCAGCCTGCTGCTCTGGTTCGGCGCGCGGTGA
- a CDS encoding polyhydroxyalkanoic acid system family protein — protein MSNIDVRHAHALPDAQARAAIEQVAAKLSERFGLKSSWSADVLNFSGSGVDGAIELQPGAVRVTAKLGFLLSAMKGMVEGEIQRVLKEKLG, from the coding sequence ATGTCCAACATCGATGTCCGCCACGCCCACGCCCTGCCCGACGCACAGGCGCGCGCTGCGATCGAACAGGTTGCCGCCAAACTGTCCGAGCGCTTCGGCCTGAAGTCGTCCTGGTCCGCCGACGTACTGAACTTTTCCGGCAGCGGTGTGGACGGCGCGATCGAACTGCAGCCGGGCGCCGTGCGCGTGACCGCCAAGCTGGGCTTCCTGCTGTCGGCGATGAAAGGCATGGTCGAAGGCGAGATCCAGCGCGTGCTGAAGGAAAAGCTGGGCTGA
- a CDS encoding phasin family protein: MNRYENDDRRDDDASFGDQAERFSRRLSDSAQQVWLAGLGALGRAQAEGGRFFDGLVKEGEAWEARRRERNGEQPPGWRDNVESSLDEAREKASGTWTKVEKAFDDQVQGVLKRLHVPTADEVTALEARIDALQARLAKLENRAASDIDAPAPGSHQSPGSVP, encoded by the coding sequence ATGAACCGCTACGAAAATGACGACCGCCGCGACGACGACGCCTCTTTCGGTGACCAGGCTGAGCGCTTCTCGCGCAGGCTGAGCGACTCGGCACAACAGGTATGGCTGGCCGGCCTGGGTGCCCTGGGCCGCGCCCAGGCCGAAGGCGGCCGATTCTTCGATGGCCTGGTCAAGGAAGGCGAAGCCTGGGAGGCCCGCCGCCGTGAACGCAATGGTGAACAGCCCCCCGGTTGGCGTGACAACGTTGAATCGTCGCTGGACGAGGCCCGCGAAAAGGCCTCCGGCACCTGGACCAAGGTCGAGAAGGCCTTCGATGACCAGGTACAGGGCGTGCTCAAGCGCCTGCATGTCCCCACCGCCGATGAAGTGACCGCGCTGGAGGCCCGCATCGACGCGTTGCAGGCACGCTTGGCCAAGCTGGAAAACCGCGCCGCCTCCGACATCGACGCACCGGCACCGGGCAGCCATCAATCCCCTGGCAGCGTGCCCTGA
- a CDS encoding restriction endonuclease yields the protein MLPWILALLSALLTCSLAVVYLWWIKRRQKEMQLGLQALAGMHWREFSVLVKRMLREQRGLRELNDPTEESREPSSDFLLSDGPNSWLVSCKHGLAYRIGTAAVNELGAAARLAGARGGVLLTEGRMERDGRSAAEKQAVEVLDGPRLWPLLQPYLPVDIEARVRASARHEALRRIAIAALGSVTLGLLVGLSLQGLHVQETTAAAQVPAVPAPVASAPMIEPAPEPAANAAPPAGASSPAAPAADARSNPNPDAATLDRFQVELARALAGKPGIASGVWLTRQTLAINRTGELEAVWPRVCEEVLHYPALRNVRIQLNARPGVDEPVRWRQCATY from the coding sequence ATGCTCCCTTGGATCCTGGCCCTGCTGTCGGCCCTGCTTACCTGTTCCCTGGCCGTTGTCTATCTGTGGTGGATCAAGCGGCGGCAAAAGGAGATGCAACTGGGCCTGCAGGCCCTGGCCGGCATGCATTGGCGCGAGTTCTCCGTACTGGTCAAGCGGATGCTGCGCGAGCAGCGCGGCCTGCGCGAGCTGAACGACCCCACCGAGGAGTCACGCGAACCCAGCAGTGATTTCCTGCTGAGCGACGGCCCCAACAGTTGGCTGGTCTCGTGCAAGCATGGCTTGGCCTATCGCATCGGCACCGCCGCAGTGAACGAACTGGGTGCGGCCGCGCGCCTGGCCGGCGCCCGCGGCGGCGTGCTGCTGACTGAAGGCCGGATGGAACGCGACGGCCGCAGCGCCGCCGAAAAGCAGGCGGTCGAAGTGCTGGATGGCCCACGCCTGTGGCCGCTGCTGCAGCCCTATCTGCCGGTTGATATCGAAGCCCGTGTGCGTGCCAGTGCCCGTCATGAGGCTCTGCGTCGCATTGCCATTGCCGCATTGGGTTCGGTGACGCTCGGCCTGCTGGTGGGACTGAGCCTGCAGGGCCTGCATGTGCAGGAAACCACGGCCGCTGCGCAGGTTCCCGCGGTGCCAGCACCGGTTGCGTCTGCACCAATGATTGAACCAGCCCCCGAACCGGCCGCGAACGCCGCGCCGCCAGCGGGTGCCTCCTCGCCGGCGGCACCCGCAGCCGACGCTCGCAGCAACCCCAACCCGGACGCGGCCACACTGGATCGTTTCCAGGTTGAGTTGGCCCGAGCCCTCGCCGGCAAGCCCGGTATCGCCAGCGGTGTCTGGCTGACCCGGCAGACCCTGGCGATCAACCGCACCGGCGAGCTGGAAGCGGTGTGGCCGCGGGTCTGCGAGGAAGTGCTGCACTACCCGGCCCTGCGCAACGTGCGCATCCAGCTCAACGCCCGCCCCGGCGTGGATGAGCCGGTGCGCTGGCGTCAATGCGCCACGTATTGA
- a CDS encoding type II toxin-antitoxin system HicB family antitoxin, giving the protein MIEAGDERTAWGVVVPDLPGCFSAADTLEDALSAAEEAALAWIDAALDDGRSIPTPSAPQKIAAEASKDIRWILAYICIDPALLDDTIERVNISLPRRILARLDAQARAAGESRSSYIAHLAALG; this is encoded by the coding sequence TTGATCGAGGCAGGCGATGAGCGCACCGCGTGGGGTGTAGTCGTTCCGGATCTGCCTGGGTGTTTCTCGGCGGCCGACACGCTTGAGGATGCGCTCAGCGCTGCCGAGGAGGCTGCGCTCGCCTGGATTGATGCGGCCCTGGATGACGGGCGCTCGATTCCGACACCTTCCGCGCCACAGAAAATCGCCGCCGAGGCATCCAAGGACATCCGTTGGATTCTTGCGTACATCTGCATTGATCCGGCCCTGCTGGACGACACCATCGAGCGGGTAAATATCAGCCTGCCACGCCGGATCCTGGCGAGGCTGGATGCGCAGGCCAGAGCGGCAGGTGAATCGCGCTCCAGTTACATCGCCCATCTCGCAGCATTGGGCTGA
- a CDS encoding type II toxin-antitoxin system HicA family toxin has protein sequence MKSRDLIRDLEAAGWSCRRIRGSHHVFVHPQHPHIITVPHPRKDLGKGLVQALRKLAGLT, from the coding sequence ATGAAGAGCAGGGACCTCATCCGGGATCTGGAGGCAGCGGGTTGGAGCTGTCGTCGGATTCGCGGATCCCATCATGTATTCGTGCACCCGCAGCACCCCCACATCATCACCGTGCCTCACCCAAGGAAGGATCTGGGGAAAGGGCTGGTGCAGGCGTTGCGGAAGCTCGCGGGACTGACGTAG
- the hutC gene encoding histidine utilization repressor yields the protein MKASKSATLNQRIRSDLESRILSGEWAPGFRIPYEHELMEQYGCSRMTVNKVLTALAESGMIERRRRAGSFVARQPPHLEQVALEIPDIAMEVGSRGHQYGYHLLQRELRLADAGNVGEVELAGSEQLLAMRCLHLADGRPLALEHRLISPVGVPEVLDVDFNTTAPGSWLLQNVSWTRAQHRISAWGADTATAKLLDVKPGTACLVIERLTWRGEQPITRVRQVFLGDAWDLVARFAPGAR from the coding sequence GTGAAGGCCAGCAAGTCCGCCACGCTCAACCAGCGTATCCGCAGCGATCTGGAAAGCCGCATCCTCAGCGGAGAGTGGGCGCCGGGCTTTCGTATTCCGTACGAGCACGAGCTGATGGAGCAGTACGGCTGCTCGCGGATGACGGTGAACAAGGTGCTGACCGCGCTGGCCGAGAGCGGCATGATCGAGCGCCGCCGCCGCGCCGGTTCGTTCGTGGCGCGGCAGCCGCCGCACCTGGAGCAGGTGGCGCTTGAGATTCCGGATATCGCGATGGAAGTCGGTTCGCGTGGCCACCAGTACGGCTACCACCTGCTGCAGCGCGAGCTGCGCCTGGCCGATGCCGGCAATGTTGGCGAAGTGGAGCTGGCCGGCAGCGAACAGCTGCTGGCGATGCGCTGCCTGCATCTGGCCGACGGCCGCCCGCTGGCACTGGAACATCGCCTGATCAGCCCGGTGGGCGTGCCCGAGGTGCTGGACGTCGATTTCAACACCACCGCACCGGGCAGCTGGCTGCTGCAGAACGTGTCGTGGACCCGCGCCCAGCACCGCATCAGCGCCTGGGGCGCGGATACTGCCACTGCCAAGCTGCTCGATGTGAAGCCCGGCACCGCCTGTCTGGTGATCGAGCGCCTGACCTGGCGCGGTGAGCAGCCCATTACCCGCGTGCGCCAGGTGTTCCTGGGGGATGCCTGGGACCTGGTGGCGCGCTTCGCGCCTGGGGCAAGGTAG
- a CDS encoding formimidoylglutamate deiminase has translation MSDSRSPHSFHAAHALLADGWARDVRLQVRDGRITAIHTGQGAQHGDNRVGILVPGLPNLHSHAFQRGMAGLTEIGGGDGDSFWSWRELMYRFLAHLRPDAVQAIAAQAYMEMLESGFTRVGEFHYLHHDADGHPYANRAEMSARIAAAADQTGIGLTLLPVFYAHADFGGAAPNPAQRRLIHDVDGFAQLLDAAKPALTALPDAVLGIAPHSLRAVTGEELSALLPLTDGPVHIHIAEQVREVEACLAWSGQRPVQWLYDHAPVDARWCLVHATHITDDERASIVASQAVAGLCPITEANLGDGLFPMQAFAREGGRFGVGSDSNVLIDAAEELRLLEYGQRLTLRGRNVLAPDATRSSGRFLFEGALQGGAQALGVAAGLQVGASADLVELDAAHPALQARQDDAWLDSWVFAARNGALRSVWRHGRQCVAEGRHLQREAITTAFAAALRGVLG, from the coding sequence ATGTCCGATTCGCGTTCCCCGCACAGTTTCCATGCCGCCCACGCCCTGCTGGCCGACGGCTGGGCCCGCGATGTCCGCCTGCAGGTGCGGGACGGTCGCATCACGGCGATCCACACGGGGCAGGGCGCCCAGCACGGCGACAACCGCGTCGGCATTCTGGTGCCGGGCCTGCCCAACCTGCACAGCCACGCCTTCCAGCGCGGCATGGCCGGGCTGACCGAGATCGGCGGCGGCGACGGTGACAGTTTCTGGAGCTGGCGCGAGCTGATGTACCGCTTCCTGGCCCACCTGCGCCCGGACGCGGTGCAGGCCATCGCCGCCCAGGCCTACATGGAAATGCTGGAAAGCGGCTTTACCCGCGTCGGCGAGTTCCACTACCTGCACCACGACGCCGATGGCCATCCCTATGCCAACCGCGCCGAGATGAGTGCGCGGATCGCGGCGGCGGCTGATCAGACCGGCATCGGCCTGACCCTGTTGCCGGTGTTCTATGCGCATGCCGATTTCGGCGGTGCGGCCCCGAATCCGGCGCAGCGCCGCCTGATCCACGACGTGGACGGCTTCGCGCAGCTGCTGGATGCCGCGAAGCCGGCACTGACCGCGCTGCCCGACGCCGTGCTCGGTATCGCGCCGCACAGCCTGCGTGCGGTCACGGGGGAGGAGCTGAGCGCCCTGCTGCCGCTGACTGACGGCCCGGTGCACATCCATATCGCCGAGCAGGTACGTGAAGTCGAGGCCTGCCTGGCCTGGAGCGGCCAGCGCCCGGTGCAGTGGCTGTACGACCATGCGCCGGTGGATGCGCGCTGGTGCCTGGTGCATGCCACCCACATCACCGATGACGAGCGCGCGTCCATTGTGGCCAGCCAGGCCGTGGCCGGCCTGTGCCCGATCACCGAGGCCAACCTGGGCGACGGCCTGTTCCCGATGCAGGCGTTCGCGCGGGAGGGCGGTCGGTTCGGTGTCGGTTCCGATTCCAATGTGCTGATCGACGCGGCTGAAGAACTGCGCCTGCTTGAGTACGGTCAGCGCCTGACCCTGCGCGGGCGCAACGTACTGGCGCCGGATGCCACCCGCAGCAGCGGCCGCTTCCTGTTCGAAGGTGCATTGCAGGGCGGTGCACAGGCGTTGGGCGTGGCCGCCGGGCTGCAGGTTGGCGCCAGCGCCGATCTGGTCGAACTGGATGCCGCACACCCCGCGCTGCAGGCGCGACAGGATGACGCATGGCTTGACAGCTGGGTGTTCGCCGCACGTAATGGCGCGCTGCGATCGGTCTGGCGTCATGGCCGCCAATGCGTGGCCGAGGGCCGCCACCTGCAGCGCGAGGCGATCACCACCGCCTTCGCTGCCGCCCTGCGTGGCGTGCTGGGCTGA
- the hutI gene encoding imidazolonepropionase gives MHVDTLWSNVHLITLDGEGLGVIRDGVLACADGRIVHVGPAGSDANLRPTTRIDGEGRWMSPGLIDCHTHLVYAGNRANEFEQRLQGISYAEIARAGGGIVSTVRATRAATPEQLASESRPRLLAMRAEGVTTLEIKSGYGLTLPDERKQLQVARALGEGCRVNVVTTFLGAHAIPPGREAQEYTDEVCNVMIPAIAAEGLAEAVDVFCENIAFSPAQARQVFEAARAHGLAIKIHAEQLSNQHGAELAASFGALSADHIEHLDDAGIAAMAAAGTVAVLLPGAFYFTRDTTLPPIAALRAAGVPLALATDSNPGTSPLTSPLLAMNMGATLFRLTVDECIAGFTREAARALGRGDRIGRLAIGMDCDLAIWDIDAPADLVYRIGFNPLHARVVRGQPDLPASWSNT, from the coding sequence ATGCACGTCGATACCCTCTGGTCCAACGTTCACCTGATCACCCTCGATGGCGAGGGGCTGGGTGTCATCCGCGATGGCGTACTGGCCTGCGCCGACGGCCGCATCGTCCATGTCGGCCCGGCCGGCAGCGATGCCAACCTGCGGCCGACTACCCGCATCGATGGCGAAGGCCGCTGGATGTCGCCCGGCCTGATCGACTGCCATACCCACCTGGTCTACGCCGGCAACCGCGCCAACGAATTCGAGCAGCGCCTGCAGGGCATCAGCTATGCCGAGATCGCCCGTGCCGGCGGCGGCATCGTCTCCACCGTGCGCGCCACCCGCGCCGCCACGCCGGAACAGCTGGCCAGCGAAAGCCGGCCGCGCCTGCTGGCGATGCGCGCCGAGGGCGTGACCACCCTCGAGATCAAGTCCGGCTACGGCCTGACCCTGCCCGACGAGCGCAAGCAACTGCAGGTGGCGCGTGCGCTGGGCGAGGGATGCAGGGTCAACGTGGTGACCACCTTCCTCGGCGCACATGCGATTCCGCCCGGCCGCGAAGCACAGGAGTACACCGACGAAGTGTGCAATGTGATGATTCCGGCCATCGCTGCCGAAGGCCTGGCCGAAGCGGTGGATGTGTTCTGCGAGAACATCGCGTTCTCACCCGCGCAGGCACGGCAGGTTTTCGAAGCCGCGCGCGCGCACGGACTGGCGATCAAGATCCACGCCGAGCAGCTGAGCAACCAGCATGGCGCCGAACTGGCCGCCAGCTTCGGTGCACTCTCGGCCGACCATATCGAACATCTGGACGACGCCGGCATCGCCGCGATGGCCGCGGCCGGCACTGTCGCCGTGCTGCTGCCGGGCGCCTTCTATTTCACCCGCGATACCACCCTGCCGCCGATTGCCGCGCTGCGCGCGGCCGGCGTGCCACTGGCGCTGGCCACCGACAGCAACCCCGGCACATCACCACTGACCAGCCCGCTGCTGGCCATGAACATGGGCGCGACCCTGTTCCGCCTGACCGTGGACGAGTGCATCGCCGGCTTCACCCGTGAAGCAGCGCGCGCACTGGGCCGTGGCGATCGCATCGGTCGCCTCGCCATCGGCATGGACTGCGACCTGGCGATCTGGGACATCGACGCCCCCGCCGACCTGGTCTATCGCATTGGATTCAACCCGCTGCACGCGCGCGTGGTGCGCGGACAGCCCGACCTGCCTGCCTCCTGGAGCAACACATGA
- the hutH gene encoding histidine ammonia-lyase: protein MSNTLVLRPGHVTLAQWRQAYRGAPLALDPAALPAVRASAATVAAIVAKGAPVYGINTGFGKLASVRIEREDLATLQRNIVLSHAAGVGEPMPASVVRLMMALKLVSLAQGASGIREETLLLLEAMLVKGVLPVVPAQGSVGASGDLAPLSHLASVMLGVGEAFIGDERLPAIDALSRAGLQPIELGAKEGLALLNGTQFSTAYALAGLFEIETVFQAALVTGALSVEAAKGSDTPFDPRIHALRGQRGQIATAATLRSLMQDSGIRESHRDNDVRVQDPYCLRCQPQVMGAALDILRQAATTLEIEANGVSDNPLVFTETGEALSGGNFHAEPVAFAADMLAMAVCEIGSISERRLAMLVDPALSGLPAFLTPRPGLNSGFMIPQVTAAALVSENKQRAYPASVDSIPTSANQEDHVSMAAHGARRLMQMAENAANVIGIELLAAAQGCDFHAPLRSSAALESVRATLRAQVPTLEEDRYFHPDMVTATNLVRSGALAQGLAELLPTVEPQA from the coding sequence ATGAGCAACACCCTGGTTCTTCGCCCCGGCCATGTCACCCTCGCCCAGTGGCGGCAGGCCTATCGCGGTGCACCGCTTGCACTGGACCCGGCCGCGCTGCCGGCCGTGCGTGCCAGTGCCGCGACCGTGGCCGCCATCGTCGCCAAGGGCGCACCGGTGTATGGCATCAACACCGGCTTCGGCAAGCTGGCCAGCGTGCGCATCGAGCGCGAAGACCTGGCCACCCTGCAGCGGAACATCGTGCTCTCGCACGCTGCCGGTGTTGGCGAGCCGATGCCCGCCAGCGTGGTGCGCCTGATGATGGCGCTGAAGCTGGTCAGCCTGGCGCAGGGTGCTTCGGGCATCCGCGAGGAAACCCTGCTGCTGCTGGAAGCAATGCTGGTCAAGGGCGTGCTGCCGGTGGTGCCCGCACAGGGCTCGGTGGGTGCCTCGGGTGACCTGGCGCCGCTCTCGCACCTGGCCAGCGTGATGCTGGGCGTGGGCGAAGCCTTCATCGGAGACGAACGCCTGCCGGCGATCGATGCACTGTCACGTGCTGGCCTGCAGCCCATCGAGCTGGGTGCGAAGGAAGGCCTGGCGCTGCTCAACGGCACCCAGTTCTCCACCGCCTATGCGCTGGCCGGTCTGTTCGAGATCGAGACCGTGTTCCAGGCCGCACTGGTCACCGGTGCGCTGTCGGTGGAAGCCGCGAAGGGCTCGGATACGCCGTTCGATCCGCGCATCCATGCCCTGCGTGGGCAGCGCGGTCAGATCGCAACCGCTGCCACCCTGCGCAGCTTGATGCAGGACTCGGGCATCCGCGAATCGCACCGCGACAACGACGTGCGCGTGCAGGATCCGTACTGCCTGCGCTGCCAGCCGCAGGTGATGGGCGCGGCGCTGGACATCCTGCGCCAGGCCGCGACCACGCTGGAAATCGAAGCCAACGGCGTCTCCGACAATCCGCTGGTATTCACCGAGACCGGCGAAGCACTGTCCGGGGGCAACTTCCACGCCGAACCGGTGGCCTTCGCCGCCGACATGCTGGCGATGGCGGTGTGCGAGATCGGTTCGATCAGCGAGCGCCGCCTGGCGATGCTGGTGGACCCGGCGCTGTCCGGCCTGCCTGCGTTCCTGACCCCGCGCCCAGGCCTGAATTCCGGCTTCATGATCCCGCAGGTGACGGCGGCCGCGCTGGTCTCGGAAAACAAGCAGCGCGCCTACCCGGCCAGCGTTGATTCGATCCCGACCTCGGCCAACCAGGAAGACCATGTGTCGATGGCCGCGCATGGCGCACGCCGCCTGATGCAGATGGCCGAGAACGCCGCCAACGTGATCGGCATCGAGCTGCTGGCCGCCGCGCAGGGCTGCGACTTCCACGCGCCGCTGCGCTCCAGTGCCGCGCTGGAATCCGTGCGCGCCACCCTGCGTGCGCAGGTGCCGACGCTGGAAGAAGACCGCTACTTCCACCCGGACATGGTGACCGCCACGAACCTGGTGCGCAGCGGCGCGCTGGCACAGGGCTTGGCGGAGCTGCTGCCGACCGTGGAACCGCAGGCATGA
- the hutG gene encoding N-formylglutamate deformylase has translation MSAHPEWLTVHEGDAPLIVSFPHTGSELPHDLIGDFHSPWLARRDADWWVHELYDFVRGMGATTVRSAISRSVIDLNRDPSGVSLYPGQNTTGLCPLTTFDNQPLYHAGREPDEAEITRRRDTYFLPYHDALATQITRLRARHGTVVVYDAHSIRSHIPHLFEGELPQFNLGTAGPSGAPDTSCDNALSDVVENLLKISGMSQVRNGRFKGGWITRHYSNVAGGVHSLQMELACRGYMHEPLPDQVDEHSWPTPLDPDHAAPLRHTLAQVLNACLEFATNRSAA, from the coding sequence ATGAGTGCCCATCCCGAATGGCTGACGGTGCACGAAGGCGATGCCCCGCTGATCGTCAGCTTCCCGCATACCGGCAGCGAGCTGCCGCACGACCTGATCGGCGACTTCCACTCGCCGTGGCTGGCCCGCCGCGACGCAGACTGGTGGGTGCACGAACTGTACGACTTCGTGCGCGGCATGGGCGCAACCACGGTGCGCTCGGCGATCTCACGTTCGGTGATCGACCTCAACCGCGATCCCAGCGGCGTGTCGCTGTACCCGGGCCAGAACACCACCGGCCTGTGCCCGCTCACCACCTTCGACAACCAGCCGCTGTATCACGCCGGCCGCGAGCCGGACGAAGCAGAAATTACTCGCCGTCGTGATACCTATTTCCTGCCCTACCACGATGCATTGGCCACGCAGATTACGCGCCTGCGTGCACGCCACGGCACCGTGGTGGTGTACGACGCGCACTCGATCCGCTCGCATATCCCGCACCTGTTCGAGGGTGAGCTGCCGCAGTTCAATCTCGGCACCGCCGGTCCCTCCGGTGCTCCGGACACCTCCTGCGACAACGCGCTGAGCGATGTGGTGGAGAACCTGCTGAAGATCAGCGGCATGAGCCAGGTGCGCAACGGCCGCTTCAAGGGCGGTTGGATCACCCGCCACTACAGCAACGTCGCCGGCGGCGTGCACAGCCTGCAGATGGAGCTGGCCTGCCGCGGCTACATGCACGAACCCCTGCCGGACCAGGTGGACGAACACAGCTGGCCCACCCCGCTCGACCCCGACCACGCCGCACCGCTGCGCCACACCCTGGCGCAGGTGCTCAACGCCTGCCTTGAATTCGCTACGAACCGGAGCGCCGCATGA